GTCTGGCTTTAATACCGCGTCCAGGCGTCGTTGCCGGGTTATAAGGCCGAAGCATCGGCTCTCTGCTTATCTTGCGGCCTTGCCGGGCGAGAGCCGACCCGTTATACGCGCTCGGATGGCGTGCCGGTGCACGTGCGCCTGGTTTCCCCGCTTTCAGATCAGAGCACGATCTTCCGTTCCGCGATCAACTTGTTACGCAGTTTGCGGAACAGTTCATCGTAGTTAAGGCGTCCCATGGTGATCTCATACTTGTAGGCCTGCAGCATCCTGTGCACCTCGGCGTCGAGGCGCTCCTCGACCATCAATTCATCGGTAATAATTTCGATGATGGCGAGTTTCAGCGCCGTATCGTCGCCCCGAAAGAGCACGCCATCAACTTCGGCCAGAGTGTCGATGAGATCAACCGCGAGGGCTTCGATTTTTTCAGGCGAGAGTTTCATCCCTTCTCCTCACGTGGCGCAAGGTGCGCAGTTCCTCGATGCGCTCTGGGGGCAGTCGTTGGATCGGGCCAAGGAGCGCCGCGGCGTGGATAATGCGCGCGCAGTGCTCAAGTTGTTCCATCAGGTAGTACGCCTCGAGGGGGGTGCGGCCCAGAGTCAGCGCGCCGTGGTGTGAGAGCAGCACCGCGTTGTGGTCGCCAATGAGATCATCAACCGCCGCGCCCATCTCGGCGGTGCCGGTGCGGGCGTAGGGTGCGGTAGGTACGGGGCCGAGGGAGAGCACGGCCTCGGGCAGGAGTGGTTCGGCCATGCTAATGCCCGCCAGAGTGAGGGCGACGGCAGTGGGCGGATGGGCATGGACGCACGCCAGCGCGTCGGGCCGTCGGCGATAGATATGCAGGTGCAGCAGTTGTTCGGAGGACTGGCGGCGGTCTGGCTTCGCCCGGAGCAGCGCCCCCTCGCAGTCAACAACCACCAGATCGTCGGGTTCCAGTTCGCCTTTGCACATGCCTGCCGGCGTGATCAGGATCGTACCATCAGGCAGGCGCGCCGAGATGTTGCCATCGCTGGCGGCAATCAACCCGCGCTGGTACAGTCGCCGTCCCACCTGAACAATCGCCAGGCGCAGGGCCGCTTCGTCGGCCATAGTTCACCCCCGCTTCGCATTGGCGGCTGTAGTTCCTCAGTTCTTCACCTCTGTAGACCTGTTCTGTGGAGGTGTGGAGACACCGCAACGCTGGAATGGCCAACCCTGAACCAGGCTTTGCGCCGTAGCGGTTCGTCAGTTGCGACGGCGCCGCAGGGCGGCGCGTAGCTGGCGCGCCAGCAGCAGGGCGAAGAGCGCCCAGCCGAGCCAGGCCAGGAGCGCCTGACTCAAGCGGGTGAGCAGC
The sequence above is drawn from the Chloroflexaceae bacterium genome and encodes:
- a CDS encoding DUF507 family protein, which gives rise to MKLSPEKIEALAVDLIDTLAEVDGVLFRGDDTALKLAIIEIITDELMVEERLDAEVHRMLQAYKYEITMGRLNYDELFRKLRNKLIAERKIVL
- a CDS encoding class II aldolase/adducin family protein, with translation MADEAALRLAIVQVGRRLYQRGLIAASDGNISARLPDGTILITPAGMCKGELEPDDLVVVDCEGALLRAKPDRRQSSEQLLHLHIYRRRPDALACVHAHPPTAVALTLAGISMAEPLLPEAVLSLGPVPTAPYARTGTAEMGAAVDDLIGDHNAVLLSHHGALTLGRTPLEAYYLMEQLEHCARIIHAAALLGPIQRLPPERIEELRTLRHVRRRDETLA